A single window of Myxocyprinus asiaticus isolate MX2 ecotype Aquarium Trade chromosome 34, UBuf_Myxa_2, whole genome shotgun sequence DNA harbors:
- the LOC127425163 gene encoding protein eva-1 homolog B-like, whose amino-acid sequence MNPIQKDMELLSNSMATYAHIKENMESFALHFMLGVCLGLLLALVLLILCISCRPHSKTKTPSSPEKRCLKESSGEEEDKEEEESEAGDNEDLEVPTVTMSPMSDQSEWNGTIMSVNVFTSAEELERARRLEERERIVREIWRNGQPDILVTGTGTLGRVHYH is encoded by the exons ATGAATCCCATTCAGAAAGACATGGAGCTGCTGAGTAACAGCATGGCTACTTATGCCCATATAAAAG AAAATATGGAGAGCTTTGCACTGCACTTCATGTTGGGTGTATGTTTGGGTCTTCTCCTGGCCCTGGTCCTCCTCATCCTCTGCATTTCCTGCAGACCACATTCAAAGACAAAGACACCCTCCTCACCAGAGAAGAGATGCCTTAAAGAGTCCAGCGGGGAAGAGGAAGACAAAGAGGAGGAGGAAAGTGAGGCTGGAGACAACGAGGACTTAGAAGTCCCGACAGTCACCATGAGCCCCATGAGCGATCAGAGCGAGTGGAACGGGACTATTATGAGCGTAAATGTCTTTACTTCAGCAGAGGAGCTGGAGAGAGCCAGgagattggaggagagagaacgtATCGTCAGGGAGATCTGGCGGAACGGACAGCCGGATATTTTGGTGACTGGCACGGGCACGCTCGGTCGAGTTCACTATCACTAG